The region AATTATCCTTTAACATGTAACGTTAAAAAATCGAACCTTATAAATACGGAAGAGTTGCTTCCAATAAAAAAGAACAGTAAGAACATCAACAATATTAAACCCTTCACTAGAAATCaatcatgttaaaaaaataacctacaaatttattaaaaaattctttaaaaaacatattaatgtcTAATGAGACAataaattcattatatatatacttatctaTTGTTATAATATTTTGCTTCAAGAAAAAAGATGGATGGTTTTAACCCAAATTTCCAAGTGGGCAACAGGTTGGATTAGAATCAACATGGTTGCTTTTAATGccttaaaatctaaaatattaattGACATCCTCCTACAAAAGTGAACAAGATTAATTTACTACGTGCacattattttgatatatatagattaatttttaataatagaaatagatggaatttttaacaaaagaattaGATTACTCTTTAATTTGacgtataaaaattaattttcttattttttttagtagagaaaacaaaatgtaatttaatttttagtataaGAGAGTGAGCAATGAATAACTAAGATAGGTACGATTTTTTAACAAGAGCATGTTGGGATGTGGAAGACGGCCATGGTTTGCCCATTCCCTTTTCAAAGTGGAAAAAACAGAAGAGCATAATAGTTTTAGAAAAGGCCGACAGCATCACTTTAGAGCATCATGCTTCTCACATGGCTACTCTTTCCGGCACCCACTCCTTTTTTTTTCTGCAACTCCATACATTTTTATGTCTCTTTCTTTGTCCCCTTATCTCTGTATATTCATACTCTCAAAGGGCTCCAAACACCCACCCCACTATTGTTGTCTCCATGCATGAAATAAAGAGAGCATAAGTAGGGTAAAACCAGCTTCATCAATCACTAATTAGATTAAGTAAATTTCAGTTTAAAAATTTTTACCAGTTAGATTCACGTCTATTACAACATCATTATTTTAGTTACATTGctactaaataaatatttttttatttcaaaatgtcatacaaaaaaatttaaaaacgaaAATAACAGTGTTAACTATATTTAAAcctttttaaattctaaaaagtagagaaattaaattattaaaaataaaaataaaaaaaatttaaatttaaattttaacttaaaaacaaCCGGACGAGTCGAATTAACTGTTTGCTCATCCTACTGTTATTTCATTTGTACCCTATGATATACCCTATATATAAGTGAAATATGTAGGTTGAAAATGAGTACTTGCAATACAAAAGCAAGCGATGTTGGCTAAGGTTAGAGCTTTAAATAACAATCCTATAGTGGCAACATGCATAATGTTACCATCAATATCAGTATTCTAACATCTGTTAAATTTACAATCATGATATTCTTGATTGAGGttatatgtaaaataaaatataaaacaaaaggaagagaaagaaagaaaagaggtcATCATCATTATCGATATTTTAATATCTGTTAAATCCATAATCACGATACCCTTGACTAAGACTATATTAAAAGtaaaaaggaagagaaaagaagaaaggatttATCAATATCGATATTCTAATATTTGTTAAATCCACAATTACAATATCCTTAACTAAGGTTATATgtaaagcaaaaaagaaaagaaagaaaaaaagagaggataCCATCAATATTAATATCCTAATATATGTTAAATCCGCAATTATGATACACTTGACTAAGGCTATATGTAAAAAAAGAAGAGGGGTGTCATCAATATTGATGTTCTAATATTTGTTAAATATGCAATCACGATACTCTTCATTAAAGCTATATGTAAAgcaaaaaagaaaggaaggaagAAGGGGGCTACTATCAATATCGATATTCTGATATATGTTAAATCCAGAATTATGGTACTATAGAATTATGGCACTCTTAAATAGGACTATAAATAAAGCAAacaggaaagaaaggaagaagaaggtaCCATTAATATGGATATTTTAATATCTGTCAAATCCGCAATCAGGATACTCTTGACCAAaactatatattaaaaaaaaaggatagaAAGGAAGAGGGGGGCTGCCCTTTAGTCCTCCATGTAAGTAACAACTGGCACAAACATCATTAAAAACAAGAAGAAGCACTTTTGAACATTCTTCTTCATCAGAAGCAGCATAATTTGTGCATTTAGTAGGGTCAACATCCATGATTTGTTCAGTTCAACCATcccctttttcctttttatttcacaACTTGCCAATGACATGTCCCCTTCACAAGGACCTGGACCTGAATCTCCATCCTCacatgatatatatgtatgtatataattcCTCCTTTTTATAGTCTAAATCACCATTACTTCTACACTTTTACGTCCTTATAGGAATTAGTTATGTAGCAAGCTAGCTTTTTTGCTCAACCCATTATTTCCTACCCCCTAAGAGGTTGACAACTTGGGGTCCAGATCAAAATTGTTTGACCATATATAGCTCTTACGTAGAACATTCAAAACAACACACAAACATAGCAAAAATATGTTCTAAATGTTTTGTGTTTATCAAGGTATTTCAATTTGTTGGAATTTGGATTTGTCCTAAATTGTGTGCTAAAACCCAGATTCAGCCATTTATTCATATTCTTTTACAAGCAAAATATGACTTTAACTTGACAAGACAACTAAGGGcttttctttctttaataaaTTTATGTGTATTTACAAATATACCTGTGGTTATAAATATAGAATGTAGATTTCgtctttacttaaaaaataagcGAATTAATTTTTATACCTTAGATTAAAGGGTAAATCGGTCATTtcagttaaaaatttcatccatttcaacAGTTAAAAACTTATGTAGCTAACGGAATAATCAAACAATTACACATGACGTGCCATATGTACCTCATGCTGACATACAAgaactagtttttaacaatatagcaatggataaattttttaatagaaagatcAGTTAGCTTTTTGATCTAACGTGTAtggattaatttacttatttttaataaataaacaaaatacaaATTAACTGTTAATATAAAAATCGTCATGATACATGTGTGATTCTTATCCTAAAATAATACCAATCATTCATGTGCAGATAAGAAAATGTCCCACCAGCATGGTAtggaaaaataaaaccaaatttgaGGGATATTGACATTTCAAGTGTATTCAAAAGTGAGTGCTACAAAATtagatattttaatgtttataattcATGGAGTTTTAAGATTCCCATGActtttatatttatgtatatatccAAAGTTTATACAATATTGATTTTCAGAAAATGAGTTTGGGTCATTTAGATGCAATTATTCTTAGATTTATTAGTTATTGAGAAAATGAAGGCTCCCCCAATTTGATGCCATCAACTTCACCAAATAAATTACTCTAACAATATGTATGATAGGAcaaatgaatgaaaagaaatgggaaaaagaaagaaaattatttttcttattttaagttCTAAGTTGAAGCACACTtgtaattacaaaattaaataacataaaaatcaaGCAATTCAAATCATAATgaactaataattaaatatatcttAATCTAGATCCAGTAAATTCGGACGGGATCCACATATGATgataatcaaataaaataaatttaaaaaaatttacatataatttaCACAGAATGAAACTCGGATCTACCCATAGTCCCTTCTCAGCCTTGAACCCGCGTACTTTTGTATTGATAACAATACCCATACCAATTGAATATACAACCCTATACCATATACCGCTTATGGGGTTCAATATGCATATTTTTCCCTCAAACCAACAATCTCAAGGGTTCCACCGACCCATGGGCTTATGGAACTCCATAAGTTATGTAAATTGACCCAATTTGAACTGGCCTAGTCTGCTATCAAATGGAGCTTCAAGTTGGCTAATCCAAATCCAActaatttttaacttaaattcattcAAAAGAGCTCAAACTGCTAAGCTTGGATTCTGGTTTAAGGCTATTTATCAAGTTTTCTTCCTCTAAAATTGAACCTTGTTATGGTCTATTCTAGGTCAattgatatgatatttttttcttctcttggTTGATGCGGTGAACTGGACTGCCATCTTCCTTTGTGTATTGATTGGACTTTGTAGAGCTAAAGAAAGCAAAGGTAAGTTAAGGGGCTTGTGGTGTTCAAGTCAAGAGACTAGAGGATGAAAATttgtatataggtatttttaCTTGATCTTTGGGCTACCCGGGATTGCCCAACTAATCTTATTGACTTGTTGGTTTTGGTTAGGGGCGTAAGTCAGTTTAACTCAAATACTGACAAACTCGAGTTTaagttcaatttaaaatttaaagtttgatATTCAAATAGagcttatttatcaatttttatattcAAAGTGTTTAAGCTTAAACTTGAATTCAGCTCAATAATTAagctttaaaattaataatatatattaagaacAATAATATAATCTAATACTATACATTAAAAATGAAAAGCACAATAAAGCTCGCGAGTCATTGAGTCGACTATTGTTAAGCCACTAATGCTCAAACTTTGTTCAATAATTACTTAATCAAGTTTGATATTTTCCGAGTCGAACTCAAGTATTTTTCAAGCACCAATGTCTCATTTATAGGTATGAATGGAAGGGATAGATAAGGGCCCTAGCCCCCAAAATTAGAAAAAGTTTATTTTAACCCCcaaaacttataaatttataaattaatttatattaaaattataatttgacctcaaaaataaaaaactttgatttaattattttaaaaatgtaaaaatataaaaaaatgtattttaactCTTTAAAAATCCCGAACCCAAAAGCTTTTTTTACTCTGTCTCTGCTGATTTGTACCCCTAATTGGCCTTAACCTTAGTTATTGATGAATTTCTCTACAAGAAGCAGGTGTCAAAAGCTTGGTCTCTAGTTGACATCTGGCTACACCAGGTGCTTGGATTATTATTGGTATTGGTAATATATTGGTACTCAACCTTTGTTATCCAGAATGGGTAAAAGATAGTTTTTCAAGGCAAAAAAGTGGTGCAAAGAATATTAAACATTAAACCAAACACAATAATTTGAAGCCACACATTCCGCAATGGCatgaaattatttgattaaagtaGCTGATTAGGTTTTGCTTTAAAACTACTTTGAGTAGTTCCAATTGACAGACTATCTAATCCCCTCTACTTTtccaatacaatttttttttgttaatgattGTGACTCGAATTCCgtcatttgttaaaaaaataaatatagtgacaaaataaaaaaatttatgaggcGAGAAGCCGAGGGCCGTAGCTCACCACTGATCCCCATTAAACACAAAACTAGATTGGGGTTGCGACCGTAGGTACGCCCTGCGGTACGGATCATACAACACAAGTTGAATCCGTATAGAACTATTcttcttctatttgactttgattagaacatgattttttaattcttaaatagATATAGTCGAAACTTCtcttatatcatttttttttaacattagtgaatttctcctctTCTACCTGTAGGTTTTTTTCCTGAGaaggttttcacgtaaaatatgtatgtgttttctttctttcttttttttttactttgcgAATCATTTTACCGCCGTTATCAACGTTTATTATAACAGTTTTCAAGTTTGAAATCACTTTCTATTGTAATAGCTAATAAACTGTGCCATTTAAAACAACTTATGTGATCCCTTACTTCATCACATTAGTACCTAAAATTGataactttttcaaaattgacCCTTGTAATGGTGTAGCAAAATCTCATAGTGCCACTTCATCATATGGACTAAAGTTGaaaaaagttgtcaagttacaAGACTAATGtagataaaaaaaagttcaataactttttcttattttttttatttgacctaaaataaattagaaatagtttaatataacatttggtacctaaattttttttggtacccaaacttgacactttttcctaatttggtacctaagcttGACACTTTTTCTTAAGTTGATACTTAACTTTTGGGGGTCCAATTTGGTATCTGAACTTGactctttttcctaatttggtacctaaatttttttcttCGATTTGGTACTTGTCAAACGTTtttcaaattactccaatatactaacaatgttattttttttatgaggaagcaaaaataattaatatataaccGACATGTGACagatgatatgatatttttttatattttatatgttcaattacttttagttttatttatttatttattttattaattgaaaataatgaatttcttttaatttagggttttaaaaaatatttttttcctaatttagtATTAATTCGCTAAGCATAGCTCAATGACTATTAGTTTAACATGAATTTACTCTAATATTGGCAGTATTTTTGTagcataacaaaataattttaacactattagtgttttgtgtaatttgtataacatttaataagtttatataaCAGATTAGGAAAAAATGACAAGTTCAAGTACTAAATTagacaaaataaaaatgttaagttcaagtatcaatttttttttataaattataaaaaaaaaaacaaaactctaATACGAATCCAACTAATATGACTCGAACCTAAACTACATTTCACATACTAAACCTATGgatgaaatgttttataataacaaataacgttgtttaaagaaaagaaagaacaaataacgtacaataaattattattattattattatatatgtccAAATCCAACATCTGAAACATTGAAAGGCATCTTTGTTAGTTTGTACCATGTAGTGCTGTTTCTCACAACGTCAtgctgattttattattttttatatttattttattatataaaaaaataaaatctgaaCATATATTATTAGTATCCCAAGACTAGTTCTTTTTCACAAGCACCTAAGATTGGGATCTCCAACACCCTTTTTTTGCTACTTTCTCATCAAAATTGCCATTTTTAGGTTTCACTTTACAAACCTTTCTCAGTTTCCGTTTCCATTTCTTGAACTCAGTGCACTGAGAAAAGTATAATGGGAAAAGCTACGAGGTGGTTGAAGAGCTTATTTGGGATAAAGAACAGCAAAGACTACTTGAATTCCGGTGACCGGAAAGGCAAAAAAGGGTCTAGAATTGCCCGTTCGGGGAGGGATCCCAGCGGCGGATTGTGTCACAGCGTTACAGCGACACCACCACCAAACATGTCACCGGCAGAAGTGTCTATGTGGATAAGGTCATACTACAATGAAACGGAGAAGGAACAAAACAAACACGCAATCGCCGTAGCGGCAGCCACGGCAGCGGCTGCCGATGCTGCGGTGGCCGCTGCGAAAGCAGCCGTGGCGGTCGTGAGGCTGACAAGTCACGGAAGGGGAACCATGTCCGGGCACGAGAGATGGGCTGCTGTTAAAATTCAAACCGCGTTTCGAGGTTATCTGGTGAGTGTAACAGTCTCGAAAAAGTTTGCGCTGTTTTCGATTGTGTTGCGTTTAATTTCGATTTTTTTGGATTTCGAAAAACAGGCTAGAAAAGCACTGCGAGCTTTGAAAGGATTAGTGAAGATACAAGCTCTGGTTAGAGGATACTTAGTGAGGAAACAAGCTACCATTAGGTCCCATAAAGCTAACAGATTTGACATCCGAGCACGAAAATCCATGGTGAAAATTTgctttttgatttgataattttacgTTAATCTGATaaaaatatacttttatattaaaaatcaaataatattttatcttttttacttgaaaataaattaatcaagtaAGTTAGATcaagtaaattgatttttttataaaaattttatctatttttactgttaaaattaTTCCCTATACATCAATACgagattatcatttttttattattctattagcTCCTCTAGTATTTAAAAGTACAAATGGATTAAATTTaacgaaaaaaattaatttactctttaatttaatgtatagaagctaatttacttaattttttagtaaaaagaGCAATTCCATGATACTATAAATACTTTTATCGATTAATCTAATTTATGAATTTGTTTAAAACCCATTTTGCAGGAGAGATTATATTCTTTTAATCACACTACAAATGGCATTGATGAAAATTCCAAAATTGTGGAGGTTGTTGATATTGATAGGCCGAAATCAAGATCTCGTAGGAACGTTAATGCTTCCAAATCGGATTTCGGCGATGAGTATCAGCCAGTTCATCGGACATTATCTTCTCCGTTTCTGAGTCGAGTTCCGGCTCGAATATCTATACCGGATGGTCGAGACTGGGGTTTAACAGGAGATGAATACAGGTTTTGTACGGCACAAAATACACCTCGGGTCATAAGTTCTTGTGGGTCTAACTCTAATGTCTCGGTTGCACCACCACCCAGGAGTGTGTGCAGTGATAACTGGTTTAGACATTATGGGAATTACCCAAATTACATGGCGAATACGCAGTCTTTCAAGGCTAAATTGAGGTCACAAAGTGCTCCAAAGCAAAGGCCAGAGCTAGGGCCTAAAAAAAGACTCTCGCTAGATGAAATGGTGGAATCTAGGTGTAGTTTAAGTGGGGTTAGGATGCAGAGATGGTGCTCACAAGTTTGAGGGAAACTATTGATTTTCAAGATTGCAACAATGGGGAATCTTTTGATTCACTGGGGTCTCATAGCTTTGTTTGCAACACTCTCAATCTCACTTTTAAGGGGTCTGTTATGATATCATGTAgagttttaagtatttttttttgttttattgttttaatatttatgaaatttggttatgtacttataatttttatttataatattgaaatattattGTTTTGGATGTTTATATTTGATCTTGGACTGTAAGTCAAAAAATTTTTAAGGGGCCGAAATTATGTTGTATAATTTATGAGAGTTAAAATgcgatttcatcattttaaaagtttatgtctttataaatttttagaagattagatcaaaattttatcattttgagtgggtaaagtgtaattttaccatttactaATTCAaagctttataaattttaaaggcaaaaatttaaatttacaattttaattgGATCGGGGTCCTTGTCAACTCTCTCGTTGTCGTCCCTATGCATAAGTGATTCATATTCAAAAACTTTTAGGACCGACCTTGCATATATGATCTATGATTCTAGTTTTGAAAACCACCCATAAGAGCCCATCCTCGCTCTTAATTATTGATATTCAAATTCAAATCTCAAATACAATATACATTACTTTTAAAATTGACTacataaatttaatcaaattatatctcaattcataattcatataaaataactttcaaattttaattgttatacttttatttcaaataattaaatttttttatttttcagatttaaaaatataatttaaatagttaaatattattaaaattttgacattaaattCATTACAACATTGTTATTTTTGTTACATGACtattaaatagaattttttttttcaaatattccATCAATgaatttaataagaaaattttaataaggTTAACAACCAaacttaacttttaaattttgaaatatatattaactAAATTTAAGAGTTTAGGGACTAGGATTTGAAGTTTAAAGTTTtagcatttatttttaattaattattatttaattatgtttaaataaaattcttagtatttatttataaatttattgcttttttattttatttaataatgatgTGTCATATTATTATCCacgaataataaattaaatattcttctataattattatatttaatacttatataatattaaaatcgtaaattcatttttattttaattgaataatttgatCAGTACAGTCGATTAAATAGATTAGATGAAGATGAAACTAATTTAACTTCCAATTTGATATTTTCTTCATTGATAATATTATATTAgttatatttaaacatatatgttataaattttttattaaaacataaatgaaaatttgacaaTACTGGTAAAAACAGAGGTCATGAAATCTATCATGCGTGGAagcatatcaaaaataaaaaattatccttccaaaagaaattttaatctctcttaaaattttaaattaaattatgcactctccaaaggtaaaaaaaaatttataatttaatttcttaaaaatttataattcaacctAAAAATAtcgaaattttatttataaattttaaaactatatacATGGACAGTTTAGGCGGCATGGCTGCTTTCAGATGAATATTTCGTGAAGCGTGTTGATAAGAAGGCTTTTTCTCAAGTTGGGAAATGTGTAAGTAATTCAGGCTGCATCTGTGCATCATAATGAGATTATAACAAAGTCAATTTGAACCCTAAATTAATTGTCTTTTAATATTAagaacccaaaattatttttagggaTGGTGCCTTGTTTGAGCTATCATTGGCTAAAAATGGTAACGTTATAGGCTATGTTTTTTTCGATACTAAGTTAAAGGCTATATAGCTATTGTCACATGACATGTTtgaaaggattttttttaaaaaaacatcaaataattaaAGAACtacattaaatttcaaattatttaataagACACGTCAGAGAAAATGTTACTTTGTAAGTGACTTAATATTCTTTTTCAAAGACAGTGTAAGGTGTTTTTTTTTGTCGTTCTGCAggttttttacttaaataatatttaaaaaattaaaatagtatatTACAACAATTATGTACTAAAATGGTACATTTAAATGGGTAGAGGGTAGTGTATAGGTGACAGCACCCTGATATTCTGAcacaaatttgattgaaaaataataataaaataatagtggagGCATGTAGATAGGCGACACACATGTAAAAATACAAGTCAAATATGAGTTGTATATGATAAAAATTGAACCTGAACATCGACCCGGTAACACGATAAGACAGGACACTGGGTCACCCCTAGGAAAGAGGCGGCACCCAGTGGTGGAGGAGGCGGCACAGGCGGCACCACGATGGCAGGCGATGTGACGGCTGCATGTAGTTCATTTGTTTTTTGTGTGTTTGGGGACCATATGGTCCCCAATGTTTATTTTTGGCCGGTGAGTGAAggagaacaaaagaaaaaaaaaaagagaagaagagaagaaaaaggagaAGGAGAGGGCGGGAAGGGAagggaagggaagggaaaaagaaagaaaaaaaagagacgGAGAATAGAGAGGGGGAAGGagaaagaggagaaaaaaataaaaaaaaatgtaaaattttttgttataaattaatggattaatggattaatgttaatgttaatttgtttttgttgttattattcttgatttaatttggatttaatttttaaatttatttttgtaaggtattatttggttaaaaagagctattaaggtatgtttgtatttattttatattttcattcattcataatttatttttaatgtttattgaagtaaaaaaaagcctatttatgttatgtacaaaaaatgttttattattttatgtaatttatttgttatgtgtgttttaggttgattagatatattttttatgaaatttatttggcatgttattttgattattttaatatttttatttatttttttatgtaggtaaaagatgAGACCATTGATATGAAATTAGTTTATATGttctaattttttaagattttatcatTGAGAATAagagtttatgtttttaaattttattttatgttttttataaatattaaaaatgaaatttcttttaaacttctatgaaaaaattatattttttgacaataattaagttggcatgttattatatatatattatattttaaacaaaatttttttacttattatcattttaaaataataataatattcgtATTTATTATGTAtcgtttatgttatgtttttgttatatttctttattggcatgttatttttagtattttaatataatttttttgtttttttatgtaggtaaaagattAAACCATTGAGATGGAATTTGTGAATGGGACCATTGAGTTGgagtttgagttggaatttataagatatatttattttgttaatgtaaTATAGCAAAAAAATATGATGTGGAAAAAATAGTTtggtattttttgtaattaaaagaaatatataaaatttaggtattttgataaatatttaaaatccatcaaactttgaaattaataacaaaaatttgttttgaaaatgcAAGTATCGCAATGGCTCCATTGATTAAGAATGATGGTCACATATCAAACACGgttaataatatggtaatatattgttatttgttaatcacgAGTTCCCTTAAAAAAGATCTACGTAATTTAcagaaataaattatgttattataactattttctgtaatttaacactgTCAGGGCCCGTACCGCGCATTAAGGAGTTGGGTGAATGATTTAGGATATTCCTTGAATGAACAACTGATGTCATACTTGGAGTTAGTTGGATTCGGGTCAGCAGCACTGATCCGAACATTTGATTTGCAGTACGATTTAATATCTGCATTAGTCAAGCGTTGGCGTCCGGTGACCTACACTTTTCATTT is a window of Gossypium hirsutum isolate 1008001.06 chromosome D08, Gossypium_hirsutum_v2.1, whole genome shotgun sequence DNA encoding:
- the LOC107932818 gene encoding uncharacterized protein yields the protein MGKATRWLKSLFGIKNSKDYLNSGDRKGKKGSRIARSGRDPSGGLCHSVTATPPPNMSPAEVSMWIRSYYNETEKEQNKHAIAVAAATAAAADAAVAAAKAAVAVVRLTSHGRGTMSGHERWAAVKIQTAFRGYLARKALRALKGLVKIQALVRGYLVRKQATIRSHKANRFDIRARKSMERLYSFNHTTNGIDENSKIVEVVDIDRPKSRSRRNVNASKSDFGDEYQPVHRTLSSPFLSRVPARISIPDGRDWGLTGDEYRFCTAQNTPRVISSCGSNSNVSVAPPPRSVCSDNWFRHYGNYPNYMANTQSFKAKLRSQSAPKQRPELGPKKRLSLDEMVESRCSLSGVRMQRWCSQV